Proteins from a genomic interval of Rhodothermales bacterium:
- a CDS encoding outer membrane beta-barrel protein, with translation MTATNYNSPFGRQGTRLMAVLALFMFTSTVQARQDDQRNPVAETDAGTHGFLMHARTGALGVGYKGDHDGSGASGGFRLGYALNEHWSLFVGLEGSSGVEGGGDFDGLPDNADYAFGFVDFGARYHFRPQHRWMPFAEAAFSVMGLSYDGDLRVDNKEVTYGGFGASLAGGVSYFVLPKLAIEGSTIFTPGAMLFKEIGSSDTDINLGTAGVRLSLGLSWYPFR, from the coding sequence ATGACTGCAACCAACTACAACTCTCCCTTCGGGCGGCAAGGAACACGGCTCATGGCAGTGCTTGCCCTTTTCATGTTCACAAGCACCGTTCAGGCCAGGCAGGACGATCAGCGAAATCCCGTCGCGGAGACGGACGCAGGGACGCACGGCTTCCTCATGCACGCCCGCACGGGTGCCCTGGGGGTCGGCTACAAAGGCGACCACGATGGAAGCGGTGCCAGTGGCGGATTCAGGCTTGGCTATGCCTTGAATGAACACTGGTCGCTCTTCGTGGGACTCGAGGGTTCCAGCGGTGTGGAAGGAGGTGGCGACTTTGACGGCTTGCCCGACAACGCCGACTACGCTTTCGGATTCGTGGACTTCGGTGCACGGTATCACTTCCGCCCCCAGCATCGCTGGATGCCATTCGCAGAAGCTGCCTTCTCGGTCATGGGTCTGTCCTATGATGGTGATCTGCGCGTTGACAACAAGGAAGTGACCTACGGAGGATTCGGCGCATCCCTGGCGGGTGGTGTGAGCTACTTCGTACTTCCGAAACTGGCCATCGAGGGATCCACCATCTTCACGCCCGGCGCCATGCTCTTCAAGGAGATCGGCAGCTCCGATACCGACATCAATCTGGGCACGGCAGGGGTCAGGCTGAGTCTTGGGCTCTCCTGGTACCCGTTCCGGTAG
- a CDS encoding GNAT family N-acetyltransferase → MEDSKEIQIRLLADGDGDVLRSVDPDVFDNPVVERLADEFLQDPRHHIVVATEETVVVGFASGIDYVHPDKPPELFVLEVGVAETHQRRGIASKLIRRLLSHARSIGCKNAWVATETTNHAARALYESLSGQEEADRAVVYNFPLASGS, encoded by the coding sequence ATGGAGGACTCCAAAGAGATCCAGATTCGATTGCTGGCGGACGGCGATGGGGATGTCCTTCGTTCAGTGGACCCCGATGTCTTCGACAATCCGGTGGTAGAGCGTCTAGCCGACGAGTTCCTCCAGGACCCCCGCCACCACATCGTCGTGGCCACAGAAGAGACCGTTGTCGTCGGGTTTGCCTCGGGAATCGACTACGTGCACCCGGACAAACCACCCGAACTGTTCGTGCTCGAGGTTGGAGTTGCAGAAACCCATCAGCGTCGCGGTATCGCGAGCAAGCTGATTCGGAGGCTTCTCAGCCACGCGCGGTCAATTGGCTGTAAGAACGCATGGGTGGCCACCGAGACGACGAATCACGCGGCGCGTGCACTGTACGAATCTCTTTCTGGTCAGGAAGAGGCGGACCGTGCCGTGGTGTACAACTTTCCTCTGGCGTCTGGGTCCTGA
- a CDS encoding DUF418 domain-containing protein yields METRLAPVSEKQRILSLDVLRGFALLGILTMNIGSFSMPEATYFDPTAYGELVGLNGWVWRLTHLLGDLKFMAIFSMLFGAGIVLADQRAEARGRPSAGLHYRRVGWLIVFGLLHAHLLWYGDILYWYGVCGMVVYLFRRVSAPWLIVWGLVSLGVTSGIMLGAGASVPFWPPEVLAEINADLKPSDAVKAAEIAAFQGGWLEQMSHRVPKALEMQTNTLLFWAFWRVSGLMLLGMALFKLGVFSAARTTRFYVALIVVAVVVGLPVIAYGIRYNFANDWEAPYFFFYGLQFNYWASVLVSLGWVGGVMLVCRANLTRLTRPLAAVGRTAFSNYILQTVICTTLFYGHGFGLFGQVDRVTQAVIVLAIWAFQLAISPLWLRHFRFGPLEWLWRSLVYLKRQPFRLATS; encoded by the coding sequence ATGGAAACAAGGCTGGCACCGGTTTCAGAGAAGCAGCGGATCCTCTCGCTCGACGTGCTGCGGGGGTTTGCGCTCCTGGGCATTCTGACGATGAACATTGGCTCGTTCTCGATGCCCGAGGCCACGTACTTCGATCCGACGGCCTATGGAGAACTGGTCGGCCTCAATGGCTGGGTGTGGCGGCTCACGCACCTCTTGGGCGACCTAAAATTCATGGCCATATTCTCGATGCTCTTCGGGGCCGGCATCGTGCTTGCCGACCAGCGGGCTGAGGCTCGCGGGCGCCCGTCGGCCGGTCTCCACTACCGGCGCGTGGGATGGCTGATCGTTTTCGGGCTGCTGCACGCACACCTCCTCTGGTACGGCGACATTCTCTACTGGTACGGCGTGTGCGGGATGGTGGTGTACCTGTTTCGCCGGGTCTCGGCGCCGTGGTTAATCGTGTGGGGGCTGGTGTCGCTGGGGGTGACCTCGGGCATCATGCTGGGAGCCGGGGCTTCCGTGCCGTTCTGGCCGCCGGAGGTGCTCGCCGAAATCAACGCCGACCTCAAGCCGTCTGACGCGGTGAAGGCCGCCGAGATTGCCGCCTTTCAGGGGGGATGGCTTGAGCAGATGAGCCATCGTGTACCCAAGGCCCTGGAAATGCAGACCAACACCCTCCTGTTTTGGGCCTTCTGGCGGGTCTCAGGTCTGATGCTGCTGGGCATGGCGCTGTTTAAGCTCGGCGTGTTCAGCGCAGCACGCACGACCCGGTTCTACGTGGCGCTGATCGTCGTAGCCGTTGTGGTAGGTCTCCCCGTCATCGCCTACGGGATCCGATACAACTTCGCCAACGATTGGGAAGCGCCGTATTTCTTCTTCTACGGCCTCCAGTTCAACTACTGGGCCAGCGTCCTGGTCAGCCTTGGATGGGTGGGTGGTGTGATGCTGGTCTGCCGGGCCAATCTGACACGACTGACACGGCCGCTGGCCGCTGTGGGGCGGACCGCTTTCTCCAACTACATCCTGCAAACGGTGATCTGCACCACCCTCTTCTACGGCCACGGTTTTGGGCTCTTTGGCCAGGTGGACCGGGTCACGCAGGCGGTCATCGTCCTCGCCATCTGGGCGTTCCAGCTGGCCATCTCGCCGCTCTGGTTGCGCCACTTCCGTTTTGGTCCACTGGAATGGCTCTGGCGCTCGCTGGTGTACCTGAAACGGCAGCCGTTTCGGCTCGCGACATCATGA
- a CDS encoding DUF433 domain-containing protein — MDRADIYHSHPGILSGVPVFTGTRVPVDTLVQHLRAGVSIEAFLDDFPSVSRAQAEAFLTLALNDALDLTPKDAEAA, encoded by the coding sequence ATGGACCGTGCAGACATCTACCACTCCCACCCCGGGATTCTCAGCGGTGTCCCGGTTTTCACTGGCACCCGCGTCCCGGTTGATACGCTCGTTCAGCACCTCAGAGCGGGGGTAAGCATAGAGGCGTTCCTCGATGATTTCCCGAGCGTATCTCGGGCCCAGGCAGAGGCATTCCTTACCTTGGCTCTCAACGATGCGTTGGATCTGACTCCAAAGGACGCTGAGGCGGCCTAG
- a CDS encoding beta-lactamase family protein — MTRSFPVLCGLVPAILLVFACKPSLHEGVGVGVGAGADTLIYDLRPEEGGEPASLVERMEHYGVPGVSVAVLRDGDLAWAEGFGVKLSGTSEQVDAETVFSVGSLSKVGAAATSLRLADAGRVSLDDDVDGYLTSWSIPENAYSEDSPVTLRRLMSHTAGTTVHGFADFQPGEDLPTTVQILNGDGPAKSRAIVVDTEPGTLWRYSGGGTTVQQLIIEDVTGTSFAEAARTWVFEPLGMDRSTYVQPLPAAHGNIARAHDRRGNPSALPRGWEAFPESAASGLWTTPTEYARMLIAFRDAWLGESDSFLSQELARDLMTEVAPGSYGLGPQLGGEGSTRFYRHGGANESYRAYFIVYLESGDGAVVFTNGARGGDLNQEILDALSRSEGWPNEES, encoded by the coding sequence ATGACCCGATCCTTTCCCGTGCTGTGTGGCCTTGTGCCGGCCATCCTTCTTGTTTTCGCGTGCAAGCCGTCCCTCCATGAGGGTGTCGGCGTCGGCGTTGGCGCGGGGGCCGATACACTCATCTACGATTTGAGGCCGGAGGAAGGCGGCGAGCCCGCATCGCTGGTCGAGCGCATGGAGCACTATGGCGTTCCCGGTGTCAGCGTGGCCGTGCTGCGCGACGGGGACCTCGCCTGGGCTGAGGGCTTCGGTGTAAAACTGTCCGGTACTTCGGAGCAGGTGGACGCGGAGACCGTGTTTTCAGTCGGCTCGCTGAGCAAGGTCGGCGCCGCGGCGACAAGCCTGCGCCTTGCAGACGCAGGCCGGGTCAGCCTCGACGACGACGTGGACGGCTACCTCACGTCGTGGTCCATCCCGGAGAATGCCTACAGCGAAGACAGCCCGGTTACCCTCCGCCGGTTGATGTCTCATACGGCCGGGACCACAGTGCATGGTTTTGCCGACTTCCAACCCGGTGAGGATCTGCCGACCACGGTGCAAATCCTGAACGGCGATGGTCCTGCCAAGAGCCGGGCGATCGTTGTCGATACGGAGCCGGGAACGCTGTGGCGCTATTCTGGAGGCGGCACAACGGTCCAACAACTGATCATCGAAGATGTCACGGGCACCAGCTTCGCGGAAGCGGCGCGGACCTGGGTGTTCGAGCCGCTAGGCATGGACCGGAGCACCTACGTGCAACCCCTTCCGGCAGCCCATGGCAACATCGCGCGGGCACATGATCGCCGCGGCAACCCTTCAGCGCTCCCCCGAGGCTGGGAGGCGTTCCCGGAATCAGCGGCGTCGGGACTCTGGACTACCCCGACCGAATACGCCAGGATGCTCATCGCTTTTCGAGATGCATGGTTGGGAGAGTCGGACAGTTTCCTGTCGCAGGAACTTGCCCGGGACCTGATGACCGAGGTCGCGCCCGGCTCCTACGGGCTAGGGCCGCAGCTGGGCGGTGAGGGCTCGACCCGGTTCTACCGTCATGGGGGAGCCAACGAATCCTACCGGGCCTACTTCATCGTCTACCTCGAGAGCGGGGATGGGGCTGTGGTGTTCACGAATGGGGCGCGGGGGGGCGACCTGAACCAGGAAATCCTTGATGCACTCAGTCGCTCGGAGGGCTGGCCAAACGAGGAATCGTGA
- a CDS encoding zinc-dependent metalloprotease — MAYNARPLRLAAILTVAILLGAHPAAAQDAEYTSVVTSSAESDDGLFHVHQVDGKILFEIPDAILGRDMLIMSRYDKTQDGYASVGGMMAGNLLVRWERRDDRILLRGVSHSKTADPDDRVSLAVENSSFPSVIAALPILTRGDGTSVVDVSDLYLRDHAAFSMPRNTRTRFNVRSFDADRSWLEFTRSFPINVEVRVVQTYEAHSPPSAGRGGAVSFEVNHSMILLPEEPMMPRLEDERVTYIGIDRTDFSSDFQGVRPERYIRRYRMEPSDPEAWARGELVDPVRPWVWYIDPATPEEWIPYYIAGVEEWQEAFELAGFRNAIQARLAPTPEEDPEFSLLDARYSVIRYVPTTVRSANSGGDVVDPRSGEVIRAHTNMYHGLDERLRWWLLTQVGAANASFQTDQLSQEDMGEAIRYVISHETAHSVGLPHNQMANFVFPVDSLRSREFVERMGHSGSSVGRTRYNYVAQPGDNVPPERRIGLWDKFAVMWGYRPIPEATTPHEEFETLNRWIVERAHLPWFRSAGALFGMDVEWDPKRMTEGISDDPVEAAEWGMRNLRHAADNLMDWVLSPGDDYYELETHHLQLLTQWNRYAEHAAAAVGGSWTHYKRYGEDGWVYTPIEADYQRKAMQFLDEHVLQTPDWALQLDQLRRIEHVGVVERIRAYQELAVQRLLNHARLARMIEHEAFLGDETYRPADMLDDARGIVWREIASGSPIDTYRRNLQRAYLAQAHYLLHEAESEHWSPPRSGNLRVGRNDDPPLNADLHIGQSDIRPLIRDQLLQLKRELEAAMSAGVQDRMTRIHLDDALVRINQALE, encoded by the coding sequence ATGGCCTATAACGCTCGCCCCCTCCGCCTGGCCGCTATCCTGACCGTCGCGATTCTTCTCGGCGCTCATCCGGCAGCCGCCCAGGACGCCGAATACACAAGTGTGGTGACCTCGTCGGCTGAGTCTGACGATGGGCTCTTCCATGTCCATCAGGTTGACGGCAAGATCCTGTTCGAAATCCCGGACGCCATCCTGGGCCGGGACATGCTCATCATGAGCCGCTATGACAAAACGCAGGACGGTTATGCCAGCGTGGGAGGGATGATGGCCGGCAACCTCCTGGTCCGCTGGGAGCGCCGGGACGATCGCATCCTGCTGCGCGGAGTGTCGCACTCCAAGACGGCCGACCCCGACGACCGGGTCAGCCTGGCCGTAGAGAATTCCTCGTTTCCCAGTGTCATTGCTGCCCTTCCTATCCTCACGAGGGGCGACGGCACATCCGTGGTGGACGTGTCGGACCTGTACCTTCGCGATCACGCGGCGTTCTCCATGCCTCGCAACACGCGCACCCGGTTCAACGTGCGCTCATTTGACGCTGACCGCAGCTGGCTGGAGTTCACCAGGAGCTTCCCGATCAACGTGGAAGTCCGTGTCGTCCAGACCTACGAGGCCCACTCGCCTCCGTCCGCCGGCCGCGGAGGGGCCGTTTCCTTCGAGGTGAATCACTCGATGATCCTTTTGCCCGAGGAGCCGATGATGCCTCGGCTGGAGGATGAACGGGTCACCTACATCGGCATCGACCGGACCGACTTCTCGAGTGACTTCCAGGGAGTGCGCCCGGAGCGCTACATCCGACGGTACCGAATGGAGCCGTCTGACCCCGAAGCATGGGCCCGCGGGGAACTCGTGGATCCCGTGCGTCCCTGGGTCTGGTACATCGATCCGGCGACTCCCGAGGAGTGGATTCCGTACTACATCGCGGGGGTTGAGGAGTGGCAGGAGGCCTTTGAGCTCGCGGGCTTCAGGAATGCCATTCAGGCACGACTTGCCCCGACACCCGAAGAAGACCCCGAGTTTTCGCTTCTGGATGCGCGCTACTCCGTCATCCGGTACGTGCCGACCACCGTGCGATCCGCGAATTCGGGAGGAGACGTGGTCGACCCGCGTTCCGGAGAAGTGATTCGGGCGCACACGAACATGTACCACGGCCTGGACGAGCGACTGCGCTGGTGGCTGCTGACGCAGGTGGGCGCAGCCAATGCCTCCTTCCAGACGGACCAACTCTCCCAGGAAGACATGGGCGAGGCCATCCGCTACGTCATCTCTCACGAGACGGCCCACTCTGTCGGACTTCCGCACAACCAGATGGCCAACTTCGTCTTCCCGGTCGACTCGCTGCGGAGTCGCGAGTTTGTGGAGCGCATGGGACACTCCGGTTCGTCGGTTGGCCGCACGCGCTACAACTACGTCGCTCAGCCCGGCGACAACGTGCCTCCGGAGCGGCGCATAGGGCTCTGGGACAAGTTCGCGGTTATGTGGGGCTACCGGCCGATCCCGGAGGCCACCACACCCCATGAGGAGTTCGAGACGCTGAATCGCTGGATTGTAGAGCGTGCCCACCTGCCCTGGTTCCGATCTGCCGGCGCACTGTTCGGTATGGACGTGGAGTGGGACCCCAAGAGAATGACGGAAGGCATATCGGACGATCCGGTCGAAGCCGCCGAGTGGGGAATGAGAAACCTGCGGCACGCCGCAGACAACCTCATGGACTGGGTCCTTTCACCTGGAGACGATTACTACGAACTGGAAACGCACCACCTCCAGCTCCTCACACAGTGGAATCGCTACGCCGAGCACGCAGCAGCCGCGGTGGGTGGGTCGTGGACCCATTACAAACGGTATGGAGAGGATGGCTGGGTGTATACGCCCATCGAAGCCGACTACCAGCGCAAGGCCATGCAATTCCTGGACGAGCACGTGCTTCAGACACCCGATTGGGCCCTGCAGCTTGACCAACTTCGTCGCATCGAGCACGTCGGGGTTGTGGAGCGCATTCGGGCGTACCAGGAGTTGGCCGTCCAGCGCCTGCTCAACCATGCACGGCTTGCGCGCATGATCGAGCACGAAGCGTTCCTCGGAGACGAGACGTATCGACCGGCCGATATGCTGGACGATGCGCGTGGCATCGTCTGGCGCGAGATCGCGTCCGGTTCGCCCATCGACACCTACCGCCGCAATCTCCAGCGTGCCTATCTCGCACAGGCACACTACCTCCTACACGAGGCTGAGTCAGAGCACTGGAGCCCCCCGCGCTCGGGAAACCTGCGCGTGGGCAGGAATGACGATCCTCCCCTGAACGCCGATCTCCACATCGGTCAATCTGACATCCGGCCGCTCATCCGTGATCAGCTGCTCCAACTCAAGCGGGAACTGGAGGCCGCGATGTCCGCCGGCGTACAGGACAGAATGACACGTATCCACCTGGACGATGCGCTCGTCCGCATCAATCAGGCGTTGGAATAG
- a CDS encoding formylglycine-generating enzyme family protein: MTRPQKAFVLLAAAAFVALLALTYGFESNPEPPAQEPEGTTSPAKSNPPEGNTNQPGSSRPTDYVETVHGVSFTMKAIPGGTFLMGCGLEDEPCADDEWADRAAQQRQTTANVAPFYLAETEATWELYQTCIDAGACPDNDADGGDNGWGKGQRPVIEVSRDDVVNQFLPWLNQLTGRDYRLPSEMEWEYAARAGTTSRFSWGETADCSQARYGYVSGECGGRASTDPVMSFPPNGFGLYDMHGNVWEMVQDCWTEDDEATCVEFVLRGGSWLNAPVNLRSAARFHHDRSYRESGDGFRLAHDTTP, from the coding sequence ATGACCCGTCCGCAGAAGGCCTTTGTACTACTCGCCGCCGCCGCTTTCGTCGCGCTCCTGGCTCTGACCTACGGCTTCGAAAGCAACCCTGAACCCCCTGCCCAAGAGCCCGAGGGCACCACCAGCCCCGCCAAATCCAACCCACCGGAAGGCAACACCAACCAACCAGGCTCGTCCCGCCCAACAGACTATGTCGAGACAGTCCACGGCGTATCCTTCACGATGAAAGCCATCCCCGGCGGGACTTTCTTGATGGGGTGCGGCCTGGAGGATGAGCCTTGTGCCGATGACGAGTGGGCAGATAGAGCAGCCCAGCAGCGGCAGACAACGGCGAACGTAGCCCCCTTCTACCTTGCGGAGACTGAGGCGACCTGGGAGCTTTACCAGACCTGCATCGACGCTGGTGCCTGCCCCGACAACGACGCCGACGGAGGTGACAACGGTTGGGGCAAGGGCCAGCGGCCGGTCATCGAGGTGAGTCGAGACGACGTGGTGAATCAGTTTCTACCGTGGCTGAACCAACTCACGGGTCGGGACTACCGGCTGCCCTCCGAAATGGAGTGGGAGTATGCTGCCCGCGCGGGTACCACCAGCCGCTTTTCGTGGGGAGAGACCGCCGACTGCTCGCAGGCTCGTTACGGCTACGTGTCCGGTGAATGCGGAGGGCGTGCCTCCACCGACCCGGTCATGAGCTTCCCGCCGAACGGCTTCGGACTCTACGACATGCATGGGAACGTCTGGGAAATGGTTCAGGACTGCTGGACCGAAGACGACGAGGCCACGTGCGTCGAGTTTGTGCTTCGCGGCGGCTCCTGGCTGAACGCTCCCGTCAACCTGCGCTCCGCGGCCCGCTTTCACCATGACCGCTCGTACCGAGAGAGCGGAGACGGCTTTCGACTCGCCCACGACACCACTCCTTAA
- a CDS encoding DUF5615 family PIN-like protein produces MRVLLDENVPRKLKHRFSPPHFVTTVQERGWAGVENGALLQAAADEFDALVTLDRGIEYQQDMSGLDLRLIVVSASSNRYEDLLPVVPAIESALVRLGAGEVALVAG; encoded by the coding sequence GTGCGCGTCCTGCTGGACGAGAATGTCCCGCGAAAGCTCAAGCATCGCTTCAGTCCGCCTCATTTCGTGACTACTGTTCAAGAGCGCGGTTGGGCCGGAGTCGAAAACGGAGCGCTGTTGCAAGCGGCGGCCGACGAATTCGACGCGCTGGTTACCTTGGATCGAGGAATTGAGTATCAACAGGATATGTCCGGACTCGATCTTCGGCTGATTGTTGTTAGTGCCTCCTCCAACCGGTATGAAGACCTCCTTCCTGTCGTACCGGCCATCGAGAGCGCCCTCGTCAGACTAGGGGCCGGTGAAGTGGCTCTTGTGGCGGGATGA
- a CDS encoding maleylpyruvate isomerase N-terminal domain-containing protein: MTAQLEPVLTQHLFGPLHEELMSLLRSLGEEQWTARTLAGEWQVRDVAAHLLDGQVRRLSLQRDQLRLEADTRGGDSYEDLVQFLNRLNHMWVDAFRRVSPTLLIGMLDQIGPQLAKFYESLDPMAPAFFPVAWAGQQESLCWMDVGRDYTELWHHQAQIRDAVGAPPLLSQEWLTPLLELSVHAIPVSLSGAPATAGTTVTFTVLGDTGGSWTATAAGRTWALEAGRPDSPSAEVRLSPDDAWRLFYNALPMDTALERAEVHGDPDLARRLLGARSVMVSRRSTP; this comes from the coding sequence ATGACCGCTCAGCTGGAACCAGTTCTTACACAACACCTCTTCGGGCCTCTCCACGAGGAGCTGATGTCGCTCTTGAGAAGCCTGGGCGAGGAGCAGTGGACCGCTCGGACCTTGGCTGGAGAGTGGCAGGTCCGCGATGTGGCGGCACACTTGCTCGACGGCCAGGTGCGCCGCCTCTCTCTACAGCGGGACCAGCTGCGGCTTGAAGCCGACACCCGTGGGGGAGATAGCTACGAGGACCTGGTCCAATTCCTGAACCGCCTTAACCACATGTGGGTCGATGCATTTCGACGGGTCTCACCGACCCTGCTCATCGGGATGCTTGATCAAATTGGACCTCAGCTCGCCAAGTTTTACGAGTCACTTGATCCGATGGCTCCAGCCTTCTTTCCTGTGGCCTGGGCTGGCCAGCAGGAGTCGCTTTGCTGGATGGACGTCGGGAGAGACTACACGGAACTATGGCACCACCAGGCTCAAATTCGCGATGCCGTCGGTGCTCCTCCTCTGCTCTCCCAAGAGTGGCTCACGCCGCTCTTGGAACTGAGCGTTCATGCTATCCCTGTGTCCCTGTCCGGTGCCCCAGCGACCGCCGGAACGACGGTCACCTTCACGGTGCTAGGGGACACCGGAGGGTCTTGGACGGCCACCGCCGCAGGCCGTACCTGGGCGCTGGAGGCGGGAAGGCCCGACTCACCGTCCGCCGAGGTCCGCCTCAGCCCTGACGATGCTTGGCGCCTGTTCTACAACGCACTACCCATGGACACCGCTTTGGAGAGAGCCGAGGTGCACGGGGATCCAGACCTTGCCCGGCGACTGCTCGGCGCTCGGAGCGTCATGGTTTCAAGGCGGTCAACTCCGTAG
- a CDS encoding ABC transporter permease, producing the protein MPSLLPNYLKTAVRSLRRGRIYTGINILGLGLGIGCCLLIALFLQYELSFDRHHSNADRIFRVVSERQVGDSVESMSNAPFPTGPTLSANFPEIEEVARLFRATNGASVRYADGLYTEPRFYFTDASVFDVFTIPFRAGDPASALRAPNGVVITERAALRYFRGADPIDKTIKATLLGRTGDLVVTGVVETPPAQSHFDFDFLVPFDSELNGWNQGPPRWETGMLGAWTYVLLPDKRAALSLESKLAAFVDNHAPIAMHGSLAFSLQHLPDIHLRSHRIDELGANGSMMYLYVFAGVALLILLIACINFVNVTTAQSFRRVREVGVRKALGAGRGQLVRQYLSESLVLSFGAVLVALALVALTLPYFRSAIGIPLFLDVLANPSILVFLGGVWLVTGVLSGLYPAFVISRFSPVKAVKGTVSMGRARLLSLRTALSVGQFAASAILLVILLNILNQLDYIEHRELGFEQDQLLVLTGSGASFDVLKRELTASPSVTSVTVTSRVPAGRHLARRSVVPQGVDRENVQNVPFLRVEQDFVSTLQMRVTEGRDFVAGDQQAILVNEAAVRAFGWTDGAIAKQVTELDRGSERVWNVVGVIENSHFESLHASVEPLILAGGINSGSRVIARISPHDISGAIDHIQTTWARLSPETPASFYFMDENIDAMYVQERRLRNVLQGFAALAIFISCIGLFGVVALSTQQRRKEVGIRKALGATATDIVMLLSQQYVALVACAMLVAAPVAYIVADRWLAGFAYNTGVSGLSFLIAAGSVLLLALGTTAWQSLGAARVAPVESLRND; encoded by the coding sequence ATGCCATCTCTCTTGCCCAATTATCTCAAGACCGCGGTCCGCTCTCTCCGGCGGGGCAGGATCTACACCGGGATCAACATCCTCGGGCTTGGTTTAGGGATCGGGTGCTGTCTGCTGATCGCCCTCTTCCTGCAGTACGAGCTCAGCTTTGACCGTCACCACAGCAATGCCGACCGCATTTTTCGAGTCGTGTCAGAGCGGCAGGTGGGCGATTCCGTTGAGTCGATGTCCAACGCTCCGTTCCCGACGGGGCCAACCCTCTCCGCCAATTTCCCTGAGATCGAAGAAGTCGCGCGGCTATTCAGGGCTACCAACGGAGCGAGTGTCCGGTACGCAGACGGGCTGTATACCGAGCCCAGGTTCTACTTCACGGACGCGAGTGTCTTCGATGTGTTCACGATCCCGTTTCGCGCCGGAGACCCGGCGAGCGCGCTGCGCGCTCCGAACGGCGTCGTCATCACAGAGCGGGCGGCACTGAGGTACTTCCGCGGCGCGGACCCCATCGACAAGACAATCAAGGCCACCCTGCTTGGTCGAACGGGTGACCTGGTGGTGACTGGTGTCGTGGAGACTCCTCCTGCGCAGTCTCATTTCGACTTCGATTTCCTGGTTCCGTTTGACTCGGAGCTGAACGGGTGGAACCAGGGGCCGCCGCGGTGGGAAACCGGCATGCTGGGGGCGTGGACATACGTGTTGCTTCCCGACAAGCGTGCTGCCCTGTCGCTGGAGAGCAAACTCGCTGCGTTTGTTGACAACCACGCGCCCATTGCGATGCACGGCAGCCTGGCCTTCTCGCTCCAGCACCTTCCGGACATCCATCTGCGCTCGCACCGAATCGATGAGCTTGGTGCGAACGGCAGCATGATGTACCTCTACGTGTTTGCGGGCGTGGCGCTGCTCATCCTGCTCATCGCCTGCATCAACTTCGTAAACGTGACGACCGCCCAGTCCTTCCGCAGGGTCAGGGAGGTCGGCGTGCGCAAGGCATTGGGGGCTGGACGGGGCCAACTGGTCCGGCAATACCTCAGCGAGTCCCTGGTGCTGAGCTTTGGGGCGGTTCTTGTCGCCCTGGCCCTGGTGGCCCTCACGCTTCCGTATTTCCGGTCTGCGATAGGGATACCGCTGTTCCTGGACGTGCTCGCCAATCCCTCAATCCTGGTGTTCCTGGGTGGCGTATGGCTGGTCACGGGAGTCCTGTCAGGCCTCTACCCGGCGTTCGTGATATCGCGATTTAGCCCTGTGAAGGCCGTGAAAGGAACTGTTTCGATGGGGAGAGCGCGTTTGCTCTCGCTCCGCACAGCGTTGTCTGTGGGACAGTTCGCGGCCTCGGCCATCCTTCTCGTGATCCTTCTGAACATCCTGAATCAGCTCGACTACATCGAGCACAGGGAGCTCGGGTTCGAGCAGGATCAACTTCTGGTGTTGACGGGGAGCGGGGCCTCTTTCGATGTGTTGAAGCGGGAGCTGACGGCAAGTCCCAGCGTGACCAGTGTGACGGTGACCTCGCGTGTCCCTGCGGGGCGACATCTCGCGCGTCGCTCCGTGGTACCCCAAGGGGTCGACCGGGAGAATGTGCAGAACGTGCCGTTCCTGAGGGTCGAGCAGGACTTCGTCAGCACCCTGCAGATGCGCGTGACTGAAGGTCGCGACTTCGTCGCGGGCGACCAGCAGGCAATCCTGGTCAATGAGGCTGCTGTTCGGGCGTTCGGCTGGACAGATGGTGCCATTGCGAAACAGGTGACCGAACTGGACAGGGGTAGCGAGCGAGTCTGGAACGTCGTCGGGGTGATTGAGAACTCCCATTTCGAGTCGCTCCACGCATCGGTTGAGCCACTCATCCTGGCAGGAGGTATCAACTCCGGCTCCCGGGTCATCGCCCGAATCAGCCCCCATGACATTTCGGGGGCCATCGACCATATCCAGACCACGTGGGCGAGGCTCAGTCCGGAGACGCCGGCAAGCTTCTACTTCATGGACGAGAACATCGACGCCATGTATGTGCAGGAGCGGCGTCTGCGCAACGTCCTTCAGGGGTTTGCTGCGCTCGCCATCTTCATTTCGTGCATCGGGCTGTTCGGCGTAGTAGCGCTGTCTACCCAACAGCGCAGAAAGGAGGTGGGCATCCGGAAGGCCCTGGGCGCTACCGCCACCGACATTGTGATGCTGCTGTCGCAGCAGTACGTGGCGCTCGTCGCATGTGCGATGCTTGTCGCCGCACCCGTGGCGTACATCGTGGCCGACCGATGGCTTGCCGGGTTTGCCTACAACACCGGGGTCTCGGGTTTGAGTTTCCTGATCGCGGCCGGATCCGTGTTGCTGCTCGCCCTGGGGACGACGGCTTGGCAGTCCCTGGGGGCGGCACGTGTGGCTCCGGTTGAGTCGCTCAGAAATGATTGA